The genomic interval ACGAGGTTCTCGATATACCCAAAGCCGTTGCGGTTGATCTGCGTATAGCCGTGCGCCTGCTTCGGTTCGTTAAAAGGGCATTGGAATCCATTCACGGATAGCATGAGCGGGACCGTGAAATACAGGATCGCACGAAAACGGATATTGGGCCCGGTCGTCGCGGACGCGAATTGAAGACGCATAAAACTACCTTTGATATGTAGGGGTCGCACCAAACAGGCCCGCGAGAGCGTAGCAATCGAACCGGGGACGGCTCAACTTGCCGGTGGCCGCCTTCACGGCCATGCGAATATGACCACGCAGATCAGGGCGTCGTTTCGGACGAAAGGGGGAACGAAGGCAACGCCCTAGCCTGCATGGTACGGCATGCGCTCGGCGTTCGGCACAAGGGGTGTCCACTCGGTCGGCGGCACAACGACGATCCCTCCGGGAGAGATAACATAGCGCTTCGCGTCCTCGTGCGCGTCGTACCCGATGACCGTGTTCTCCGGGATTTGCACGTTGCGCTCGACGATTGCGCGGCGGATGCGGCAGTTGCGCCCAACGTTGCACCCGGGCAGCAGGATGCTTTCCTCGACGTGGCTGTAGCTGTTCACGCGGACATTGGGCGACAACACGCTGCGCTTCACCAAGCCGCCGCTGACGATGCACCCCGCGCTGACGATCGAGTCCACCGCGGCGCCGAAGCGCACGCCTTCCGCGCCGAACACGAACTTCGCGGGCGGCAGGTTGGGCAGGTGCGTGCGGATGGGCCATTCTTGGTCGTATAGATTGAAAATCGGATCGATACTGACCAGGTCCATGTTCGCTTCCCAGTACGAATCGATCGTTCCGACGTCGCGCCAGTACGGAGTGTCCTTTTTGTTCTCGTCGCGAAACATGTATGCGAAGACCTTGTGCGACTTGATCAACTCCGGGATGATGTCCTTGCCGAAATCGTGCGACGTTTGTTTCTTCGCGTCCGCGTAAACGGCGTCGCGCAAGACGTCGAGGTTGAACACGTATACGCCCATCGAAGCCAGCGCGGTATCCGGACGGTCCGGAAACGGAGTCGGGTTGGCCGGCTTCTCCTGGAACCCAACGACCTGCGCGGTGTAATCGACCTCGAGCACCCCGAAACGATTTGCCTGCGCCAGCGGCATCTCCAGCGTCGCAATAGTCATGTCCGCCTTGTTGCGCCGGTGAAACGCGACCATCTCGCCGTAATTCATCTTGTAAATGTGATCGCCCGACAGAATCAGCACTTCGGACGGCTCCGCCGGTTCGATCGAGTACATGTTCTGATAGATGGCGTCGGCGGTGCCAAGGTACCAATCTTCGCCGACGCGCTTTTGCGCTGGGAGCGGTTCGACGTATTCGTCAAGATCGCGGCTCAACATACCCCAACCTTCGCGGATGTGGCGCACCAGCGACAATGACTTGTACTGCACCAGCACGAGCACGCGGCGGCACTGCGAGTTGAGGCAGTTCGACAGGGTAAAATCGACGAGGCGGTATTGGCCGCCGAATTGCACCGCGGGTTTCGCGCGGTCTTTTGTGAGCGGGTGCAGCCGCTCGCCCTGCCCTCCCGCGAGGACAATGGCGAGCACATCGCGCATGTCGTGAAAATCAGGCACGGTGTTCCTCGATTCCAATAAATGCGCGGCAGGGCGCGCCGTCCGCGCCGGCGACGTGCATCGGCAACACAACGAACGGGTACGTGCCCGCCGCGATTTGGTTCAGCGAGAGTCCCTCGACAACGAATACGTTCGCTTGCAGGAGAATATGGTGCGTAGGCTGCTGGGGCTGCTTGTACGGCGCGACGGACAGATAGTCCACGCCGACCAACCGGACACCGTCGTCCACGCACCGTTGCGCCGCGCATCGGTCCAGCGCAACGTAATCCTTATTGAATGGTGCGTTGATGGGATACCCGGAGTTGCGCGTTTTGAACAGCACGCGCGGCGGCAGCGTTTCCGGACGAAGGTCGTCCGCGCGAATCATGTCCACGTTCGGGAGATCGATCACGAGCGCGTCGCCAAAGAAAACGCTCGTGTCGATTTCGTCGAGTTTCTTGCCGCTGTCCTCGAAATGCCACGGCGCGTCGCAATGCGTGCCGGTGTGGGTGCTGAGAGTAAGCGTGGAAACGTTGCAGTTGGCGCCATCGGCGATTCGGGCGGCGGGCGCAAGCGTGAACGCAGGGTCCCCGGGCCACACGGTCATGCCCGGCATCATTGGAATCGTTACGTCAATCCACCGCATGGGTCCGCAAACTCCCCCGAAAGCTGCGTTACTCAAACAGTATGTGAAAAGAAAGAGTGCCGGTCAATAGCGAGATTGACCTACGCGGGCTGCGGCAAGATATACAGCATGAGATAGATAATGACGCCGGTGACGGAAACGTACATCCATACGGGCCAAAGCCAGCGGGTTATCTTCGTGTGGACGTCGAAGCGCCGTTTGAATGCGAACCAGACCGCCGCGAGAATGAACGGCGTCATGATCCCGGCAAGCGGCGTGTGGGTGATAAGGATGGCGAAATACAGGTAACGCATAACGCCCTGTCCCTGATACCGCACCGAGCCGAC from Candidatus Hydrogenedentota bacterium carries:
- the glgC gene encoding glucose-1-phosphate adenylyltransferase, whose translation is MRDVLAIVLAGGQGERLHPLTKDRAKPAVQFGGQYRLVDFTLSNCLNSQCRRVLVLVQYKSLSLVRHIREGWGMLSRDLDEYVEPLPAQKRVGEDWYLGTADAIYQNMYSIEPAEPSEVLILSGDHIYKMNYGEMVAFHRRNKADMTIATLEMPLAQANRFGVLEVDYTAQVVGFQEKPANPTPFPDRPDTALASMGVYVFNLDVLRDAVYADAKKQTSHDFGKDIIPELIKSHKVFAYMFRDENKKDTPYWRDVGTIDSYWEANMDLVSIDPIFNLYDQEWPIRTHLPNLPPAKFVFGAEGVRFGAAVDSIVSAGCIVSGGLVKRSVLSPNVRVNSYSHVEESILLPGCNVGRNCRIRRAIVERNVQIPENTVIGYDAHEDAKRYVISPGGIVVVPPTEWTPLVPNAERMPYHAG
- a CDS encoding cyclase family protein produces the protein MRWIDVTIPMMPGMTVWPGDPAFTLAPAARIADGANCNVSTLTLSTHTGTHCDAPWHFEDSGKKLDEIDTSVFFGDALVIDLPNVDMIRADDLRPETLPPRVLFKTRNSGYPINAPFNKDYVALDRCAAQRCVDDGVRLVGVDYLSVAPYKQPQQPTHHILLQANVFVVEGLSLNQIAAGTYPFVVLPMHVAGADGAPCRAFIGIEEHRA
- a CDS encoding DUF420 domain-containing protein — translated: MDLPLLPTVNATLNGCAAVLLFLGWRAIKSGKRDTHRNFMIAALAASALFLACYLYYHYQVGSVRYQGQGVMRYLYFAILITHTPLAGIMTPFILAAVWFAFKRRFDVHTKITRWLWPVWMYVSVTGVIIYLMLYILPQPA